Proteins from a single region of Acanthochromis polyacanthus isolate Apoly-LR-REF ecotype Palm Island chromosome 11, KAUST_Apoly_ChrSc, whole genome shotgun sequence:
- the LOC110961876 gene encoding zinc finger protein 385D-like has protein sequence MYFGNVCHSALPPLTRPTLGRTQPSPDPKALLPFHLLPGFADMDPIHKALIGPGFGLSSPLKRKPSSCGVCRLRFNSEAQASSHYSGTKHAKRLKALDAPDSKIRTSEPVAKETTSQILPSPCSQPSSSDTTSGELSAPNPTSETAPSTSGPTETVKTPSDPSLSPSPRLPERKTLKDGEAEAPEEETEEEKAIRLLYCSLCKVAVNSASQLQAHNSGTKHKTMLEARSGDGAIKSFPRMGVKAKMAAPSESATGLQNKTFHCEICDVHVNSETQLKQHISSRRHKDRAAGKPAKPKFSPYPPTQRHQSFQAIRLTLRKNQDLTKPLASCLLQRQLSVAAAAAMASLPPFPLQPASNSAPALFHSQPLPQALLHPAPGPICSTHTSVLFSPY, from the exons ATGTATTTTG GTAACGTCTGTCACAGCGCTCTGCCTCCGCTGACTCGTCCCACGCTGGGCAGGACCCAGCCCTCCCCCGATCCCAAAGCCCTCCTCCCCTTCCACCTGTTGCCTGGATTCGCTGAC ATGGATCCCATCCATAAAGCTCTGATCGGCCCAGGCTTCGGGCTATCCTCCCCCCTGAAGAGGAAGCCCAGTTCCTGCGGAGTCTGTCGACTGAGGTTCAACTCTGAG GCACAGGCATCTTCCCATTACAGCGGCACAAAGCACGCGAAAAGGCTGAAAGCTCTGGACGCCCCAGATTCAAAGATCAGGACCTCTGAACCAGTCGCCAAGGAAACCACATCGCAAATCCTCCCGTCACCCTGCTCGCAGCCCTCCAGCTCTGACACAACATCAGGAG AACTGTCAGCCCCAAACCCTACCTCAGAGACGGCACCATCGACCAGTGGCCCCactgaaactgtgaaaacaccCTCTGACCCCTCTCTGTCACCCAGCCCGAGGCTACCGGAGAGAAAGACACTAAAAGACGGAGAGGCAGAGGCCCCAGAGGAGGAAACGGAAGAAGAAAAAGCGATACGTCTCCTGTACTGCTCCCTCTGCAAGGTGGCTGTCAACTCAGCCTCCCAGCTCCAGGCCCACAACAGCG GCACTAAGCACAAGACGATGCTCGAGGCCAGGAGCGGTGATGGAGCAATCAAGTCATTCCCGAGGATGGGGGTCAAAGCCAAGATGGCTGCACCGTCTGAGTCGGCCACCGGACTCCAGAATAAAACTTTCCACTGTGAGATCTGCGATGTACACGTGAACTCGGAGACTCAGCTCAAACAG cacatcagCAGTAGAAGACACAAGGACAGAGCGGCAGGTAAACCGGCCAAACCTAAGTTCAGCCCCTACCCTCCCACCCAGCGCCACCAGAGTTTCCAAGCA ATAAGACTGACGCTACGGAAGAACCAAGACCTGACCAAACCTCTGGCCTCCTGCCTCCTGCAGCGTCAGCTCTCTGTCGCCGCTGCCGCCGCCATGGCATCGTTGCCCCCTTTCCCCCTCCAGCCTGCCTCAAACTCGGCCCCCGCCCTGTTTCACAGCCAGCCCCTTCCTCAGGCGCTGCTCCATCCGGCCCCTGGACCCATCTGCTCAACACACACATCGGTTCTGTTCTCCCCCTACTGA
- the sgo1 gene encoding shugoshin 1 produces the protein MVKERAQKKSFQQSLEDIKERMKEKRTKRLASALAPSRGRSRMINKSNVANSTHTILKGVQLNNKALAVALQAEKEKVRQSNAVILQLKREQQALFLHLLLLKRKLKEQEALAASASVTKPPNILVQPQDTVDLEKETRMSQKPEEHFLCEASPITADAHPSKKNGQLQCDKVITLPSTVGVRRQRTDRRSRRRSERIKEQRLLSEADPVSGLGALTSSPICNDSENPNQKRQEVEPQIADLCDIEEIQHSTPEPVPPKKSRQRRSRKQAQQQPRPKPEPASQKPERGRKPERAPLKKPWENPKPRARSKSRDRSATRAKTAPPPQSNKLNTSLGFNDTFDFDCEEAVHVTPFKAKADDNPPATPINEESPQEEKAQTEASSVVSRQEESSSSSPSSESEDSLYVPQKTKRRQTSPHQTKVIITRRGRPSNVVRQKENIPPKREISIFRDEESSPKAAEPKNDDGHLHYSPDSTFSNSPDPVRLEQENHQEPREEMMDSLLSVSPLVEAEMMRLDNVLSNFGDSTCEAPALLPHQTPQLLKTIKKRGLGVRTAGRGLSLCDVTNLSPAACRKFSCGASRPSDSRCSTPVPARKRRCTMTVDYKEPSLSAKLRRGDKFTDLQFLRSPIFKQKSGRRSVQKSRNSMSSQQPFEKYNESFVGCR, from the exons ATGGTGAAAGAAAGGGCCCAGAAGAAGTCTTTCCAGCAGAGTCTGGAGGACATCAAGGAGAGGATGAAGGAGAAGAGGACCAAACGGCTGGCCAGTGCTTTAGCTCCCAGCAGGGGCCGATCCAGAATGATAAACAAAAGCAATG TGGCCAACTCAACGCACACCATCCTTAAGGGTGTCCAGCTGAACAACAAAGCGCTGGCTGTAGCGCTGCAAGCTGAAAAGGAGAAAGTGAGGCAGTCTAATGCAGTGATTCTGCAGCTGAAAAGGGAGCAACAGGCTTTGTTCCTTCACCTGCTTCTGCTCAAGAGGAAGCTGAAAGAGCAGGAAGCTCTGGCAGCAAGTGCTTCAGTG ACTAAACCTCCAAATATCCTCGTTCAACCCCAAGACACTGTGGATTTAGAAAA AGAAACGCGAATGAGCCAGAAACCTGAAGAGCACTTCTTGTGTGAGGCATCACCAATTACTGCCG ACGCTCACCCCTCCAAAAAGAACGGACAACTTCAGTGTGACAAAGTGATTACCTTGCCATCTACAGTGGGTGTGAGGCGTCAGCGCACAGAcagaagaagcaggaggaggTCGGAACGCATAAAAGAACAGAGGTTGTTGAGTGAGGCAGACCCAGTCTCCGGTTTGGGAGCTCTAACTTCAAGTCCAATTTGCAATGACAGTGAAAATCCAAATCAAAAGCGGCAAGAAGTAGAACCACAGATAGCAGATCTTTGTGACATAGAGGAAATACAGCACTCTACTCCTGAGCCTGTCCCACCCAAAAAGAGCCGACAGCGCCGTAGCAGGAAACAAGCCCAGCAGCAGCCTCGTCCCAAACCAGAACCAGCTTCACAGAAACCAGAGAGAGGACGCAAACCAGAGCGGGCTCCATTAAAGAAGCCATGGGAGAATCCCAAACCCAGAGCCCGCTCAAAGAGTCGGGACCGGTCAGCCACACGAGCCAAAACAGCACCTCCGCCACAGAGCAATAAGCTCAACACGTCATTGGGATTTAATGACACGTTTGACTTTGACTGTGAAGAGGCAGTACACGTCACACCATTCAAGGCCAAGGCTGACGACAATCCACCTGCCACACCCATTAATGAAGAGAGTCCACAAGAGGAGAAAGCCCAAACTGAAGCTTCATCTGTGGTTTCCAGACAGGAGGAATCTAGTTCATCATCACCGTCTTCTGAATCAGAGGACAGCCTTTATGTCCCTCAGAAGACCAAAAGGAGACAGACTTCTCCTCACCAGACAAAAGTCATCATTACTCGTAGAGGTCGGCCATCTAATGTagtcagacagaaagaaaacatcccTCCGAAACGGGAGATCTCTA tCTTTAGAGATGAAGAGTCAAGCCCGAAGGCTGCAGAGCCTAAAAATGATGACGGTCATCTCCATTACTCACCTGATTCCACCTTCTCTAACAGCCCTGACCCTGTAAGGTTGGAACAAGAAAATCACCAAG AGCCTCGGGAGGAAATGATGGACTCTTTACTTTCTGTCAGCCCCCTGGTTGAAGCTGAGATGATGAGATTAGACAACGTCCTGTCCAATTTTGGAGATTCTACCTGCGAAGCTCCAGCTCTTTTACCCCACCAAACACCACAACTGCTTAAAACAATCAAGAAAC GTGGGCTTGGTGTAAGGACAGCGGGGCGGGGCTTGAGTCTGTGTGATGTGACCAATCTATCCCCTGCAGCCTGTCGCAAGTTCTCCTGTGGTGCCTCGCGCCCTTCTGACTCTCGATGCTCCACCCCTGTTCCTGCTCGCAAGCGGCGCTGCACCATGACGGTCGACTATAAGGAGCCTTCACTAAGCGC GAAACTTCGGCGCGGAGACAAGTTCACAGACTTGCAGTTCCTTCGCTCTCCCATTTTTAAGCAGAAGTCTGGAAGGAGGTCTGTGCAGAAATCAAGGAATTCCATGAGCAGCCAGCAGCCATTCGAGAAATATAATGAATCCTTTGTTGGATGTCGCTGA